One genomic segment of Fundulus heteroclitus isolate FHET01 chromosome 10, MU-UCD_Fhet_4.1, whole genome shotgun sequence includes these proteins:
- the LOC105923073 gene encoding gastrula zinc finger protein XlCGF57.1, with the protein MEMKNEEKEVRITSTTETVKTEDDEEKPPSSPLNQIKTEEDKEAESSTSSSAELIKTETEGGYCRGQQPDRNPDPNNNLELNANENDSASSETDVSSNDYWQKSAGSRSEPETAGNGWKQTVIPESGVKNNVGCKTAPTSFSCSECGKQYRHKWSLKKHLRVHSGEKRFLCKSCGETFSEYVQLRTHIKIHADEKPFPCDVCGKGFRRMGDHKAHLRVHAEEKPLSCSTCGKGFYYQMNLNKHMKVHKDKPFSCDLCGKIFNVKSRLRMHMQNHTQEKPFSCGDCGKSFNFKSLLKTHMITHTVEKPFSCDVCGKRFRAEEHCGTHMRVHTGEKLFDCGFCGKRFLRSANLKTHIRIHTGEKPFICDFCGKSFSSQGSLVNHMVVHATEKPFACDVCAKTFRRPVELKIHMRVHTGEKPFGCDICGKQFSQSSHAKIHIRMHTGEKSCACHVCGKAFCERGSLSQHMRVHTGEKRFSCSICDTHFNRKYKLTTHMKTHSGNQFDPGKTDQTSP; encoded by the coding sequence ATGGAGATGAAAAACGAAGAAAAGGAAGTCAGGATCACATCCACAACTGAAACCGTAAAGActgaagatgatgaagaaaaACCTCCCTCCTCACCGCTTAATCAGATCAAAACTGAGGAAGACAAGGAGGCAGAATCTTcgaccagcagctcagctgagctgataaaaacagaaactgaaggaGGGTACTGCCGAGGACAACAACCGGACAGGAACCCTGATCCAAATAATAATTTAGAGCTTAATGCTAATGAAAATGATTCAGCCTCCTCAGAAACTGATGTAAGTAGCAACGACTACTGGCAAAAATCTGCCGGTTCAAGATCTGAACCAGAAACCGCCGGTAATGGTTGGAAGCAGACTGTAATACCCGAGTCAGGTGTTAAAAATAATGTAGGTTGTAAAACTGCTCCAACATCCTTCAGCTGCTCTGAGTGCGGTAAACAGTATCGCCACAAGTGGTCCCTTAAGAAACACCTGCGGGTCCACTCTGGGGAAAAGCGTTTCCTCTGTAAAAGTTGTGGCGAAACCTTTAGTGAGTACGTGCAACTGAGGACACACATAAAAATACATGCAGATGAGAAACCTTTCCCCTGTGATGTTTGTGGTAAAGGTTTTCGCAGAATGGGTGACCATAAGGCGCATCTGAGAGTACACGCTGAAGAAAAGCCACTTAGCTGTAGCACTTGCGGAAAAGGCTTTTATTATCAGATGAACCTTAACAAACACATGAAGGTCCACAAAGACAAACCTTTCAGCTGTGATCTTTGtggtaaaatatttaatgtGAAGTCACGTCTTAGGATGCACATGCAAAACCACACTCAAGAAAAACCATTCAGCTGTGGGGATTGTGGAAAAAGCTTCAATTTTAAATCACTCCTAAAGACCCATATGATCACCCATACTGTAGAGAAACCCTTTAGCTGTGATGTTTGTGGAAAAAGGTTTCGTGCAGAAGAACATTGTGGGACTCACATGAgagttcacacaggagagaaactttTTGACTGTGGTTTTTGTGGTAAAAGATTTCTCCGCAGTGCAAATCTCAAGACACACATAAGAATCCACACGGGGGAGAAACCATTTATTTGTGATTTCTGTGGGAAAAGTTTTAGTTCACAAGGAAGTCTTGTGAATCACATGGTGGTCCATGCAACTGAAAAACCTTTTGCTTGCGATGTTTGTGCGAAAACGTTTCGCAGACCAGTAGAGCTTAAAATACACATGAGGGTACACACAGGAGAAAAGCCATTTGGATGTGATATCTGCGGAAAACAGTTCAGTCAAAGCTCACATGCTAAGATACACATAAGAatgcacacaggagagaaatccTGTGCTTGTCATGTTTGTGGTAAAGCTTTTTGTGAGCGGGGATCTCTTTCACAGCACATGAGAGTCCACACAGGAGAAAAACGGTTTAGCTGTAGTATCTGTGACACACATTTTAATCGGAAATATAAGTTAACAACTCATATGAAAACACATTCAGGAAACCAGTTTGATCCAGGGAAAACTGACCAAACTAGCCCATGA